One stretch of Ailuropoda melanoleuca isolate Jingjing chromosome 20, ASM200744v2, whole genome shotgun sequence DNA includes these proteins:
- the LOC117797275 gene encoding olfactory receptor 4N5-like gives MEEFRYHRLRYLVEAEEMENDNSTVVKFILLGLTQSRDIQLLVSVLILIFYLIILPRNFLIILTIRSDPGLTAPLYFFRGNLAFLDSSYSFIVAPRMLVDFLSECKTISFEGCISQIFFLHLFTGTEIVLLISMSFDRYIAISKPLHYSTIMSQRACAGLVVTSWTVGFLHTMSQLALTLYLPFCGPNVVDSFFCDLPFIIQLACIDMYVLGIFMISTSGVIALISFLLLLTSYVIVLVTIKAHSSTGTSKALSTCTAHFMVVLMFFGPCIFIYVWPFTNFLVDKVLSVFYTIFTPFLNPLIYTLRNQEVKTAVKKKLRHQNLNLGKTTPSYPVQ, from the exons ATGGAGGAGTTTCGCTACCATAGATTGAGATATTTGGTAGAG GCAGAGGAGATGGAAAATGACAACAGCACAGTGGTGAAATTCATCCTTCTTGGTCTGACCCAGTCTCGAGATATTCAGCTCCTGGTCtctgttctaattttaattttctatctcATCATCCTCCCCAGAAATTTcctcatcatcctcaccatcagaTCAGACCCTGGCCTCACAGCCCCCCTCTACTTCTTTCGGGGCAACTTGGCCTTCCTGGATTCATCCTATTCCTTCATTGTAGCTCCTAGGATGCTGGTGGACTTTCTGAG TGAGTGTAAGACCATCTCCTTTGAGGGCTGCATTTCTCAGATCTTCTTTTTGCACCTCTTCACTGGGACTGAGATTGTGCTGCTGATCTCCATGTCTTTTGACAGGTATATTGCCATAAGCAAACCTCTCCATTATTCAACAATTATGAGCCAAAGAGCATGTGCTGGACTTGTGGTAACCTCTTGGACAGTGGGCTTCCTGCATACAATGAGCCAGTTAGCTTTAACCCTCTATTTACCCTTCTGTGGTCCCAATGTTGTAGACAGTTTCTTCTGTGACCTTCCTTTCATCATCCAGCTGGCTTGTATAGATATGTATGTTCTTGGAATCTTCATGATCTCAACCAGTGGTGTGATTGCTCTTATAAGTTTTCTGCTTTTGCTCACCTCCTATGTCATTGTTCTTGTCACAATCAAGGCCCACTCCTCTACAGGAACATCTAAGGCTTTGTCTACCTGCACTGCACATTTCATGGTTGTGTTAATGTTCTTTGGGCCCTGCATCTTTATCTATGTGTGGCCTTTCACCAACTTCCTGGTAGACAAAGTTCTGTCTGTTTTCTATACCATCTTCACCCCCTTTCTGAATCCACTTATCTACACCTTGAGAAATCAGGAAGTGAAGACAGCTGTGAAGAAGAAACTACGTCATCAAAACTTAAACCTTGGGAAAACTACTCCAAGTTACCCAGTGCAATGA